The DNA window ACGCACATTTAGTTCACTTAGTTCACCGTTATAGTGGCGGCGCTGGAGGTGCTGGAAGCGTATGTGCTGTCGCCTTCGTAGGTGGCCGTCACCGAATCGGTCCCAACGGGCAGTGCCGTTGTTGTGATGCTTGCCGATCCACTGGCCACTGTGCCAGACCCCAGCAGCGTGGAGCCGTTGTAGAAGTTCACGCTGCCTGTGACAGCAGAAGGCGATACGGTTGCCGTCATGGTGACCGAGCCACCGGATGCGATGCTGCTGGAGGAGAGACTCAGCGACGTCGACGTGGCCGTAAGACTGCTGCTACTTGCAGTGATGGTGATGGTCTTGCCTGGCGATGTGCCCTGATTGTAAGACGACGAGCCATCAAACACTGCGTATACCGTGTGTGTCCCCACCGCCAGTGTGGTCACCGCGAGGGAAGCGGTTCCACTGCTGAGTGTGCCCGTCCCCAGATCGGTATTGCCATCGTAGAAGTCGACGCTGCCTGTCGGAGTGCCCTGTGAGGTCTGCGCTGCCTGATCGGCTGCGGCCACCGTGGCTGTGAGCGTGATGCTGGTGCCATAGGTGGCATTGGTAGCAGAGGGTGTCAGCACAACATTCACACCAGTGCCAAAGAAGAAACCACTGCAGCCCGTAAGCGTAAAACAGCCCACAGTCACAGCCAGCGCCGCAGTGGCACGAATCCAGAATCGCAAGTGAATCTCTCCCGAGGCATCCGCAGAGAACGAAAGTGGCCTCGTCCTCATTGGACGTGACCACTTTGCATTTCGGCTACTCCATGAATTGCCAGATAGAACCCAATGATCATTTTTCGACATCCGGCGGAGGCGTATTGCCTGCGTAATAGTTTCTGCGCGCGCGGATGTCTGCCCTGGGATACTCGGGCACACTGACACGAATCTCATGGAGGCCATCCTCTGCGCCTTTGGGGACGGGGAAGCTCAGCAGATAGTAGTTGTGTACACGATTGCTGAGCCGGGTCAGACTTTCATCGAAACCATTGCGGTTGTGGAAGCTAAAGTAATCGCCACCGGACTGCGCAGTGAGCCACCTGGCTGTATTCTTCTTCATCGCCTGGACGGCCATCAGCAACAGGCCAATGGGGCCAGAGCCACCGCGAAAATGTGTCGCTTCTTCACGCAATTCGTTGGTGCCAGGTGAATAAGCTACAGCATCCACCACGGTGTTACTGCGGCCAAGCTGCGCGATCAGCTCCGCCTCTTTCACCGTGGAGCCGTGATCGCGCTCTTCGCCAATCAACAGCACTGCATGACGATTGTGGCTGTCGCGATTCTCAAGAATCGAACTTGCATAGCTGACGGCGTCGCGTGTGGCATTCTTGTCGTCTTCGCATGGGCCGATCTTCTGCATGGCAGCATCAATCTTTGTGATGGAGCGTGTGAAGGGCTGCACCAGTTCCGGATGGCTTCCGTAACGGACCAGCGCGATTTCACGTTTGCCGCCGCCGACAAGGTTCTCAAGCAGTTGCGGTAGTCCTTCCAGCTTCTCGTATTCCATGATGGCCATGCGCGAGCACTGCACCGCGACAACAAGAGATAATCCCAGCGAATCCGCATCTTCATCCAGCGTTACGGGCTGGTCCACGCCGTTGTCGGTAATGCGGAATTGATTCGCCTTCAGGCCGTAAATGATCTGACTCTTCAGACTGACCGTGGTGGGTACCACCACAATTTTTGCGCTGGTCTGCAAGGTGTACGGCTGATCTGTCGCTGCCGGTGGCGTGGCCTGCTGTTGTCCATGCAGAACGCCACCCACCATTATCAGAAGACCGCAACCCCATCCACGTAAACTCATGCTGCTATTGTGACGGCGTTACACTCAGTTGGCGAGCCGTAAATTTTCATGCCATGGAGCTGGACATGCATTGGCGCATTGCCACAATTTTGCTGATGGCCAGCATGTCCACCGCCCAGACACCCAGGAGTACCACCGCCTTGCACTATCCCACACCGCACATCGTTCCGCAGGTTGACGACTACTTCGGCACCAAGATCAGCGACCCGTATCGCTGGATGGAAGACCTGGATTCGCCAGAGACAAAGGCATGGGTAGACGCAGAGAACGAAGTCACTGCCGCCTACTTCAAGCCGCTGACATTTCGCGACGGCATTCACAAGCGCATGATGGACCTGGCGAACTACGAACGCTTCTCCATGCCGCAGAAGCGTGGCAGCCGCTATTTCTATTCGCGCAACAGCGGATTGCAGAACCAATCCGTCGTCTACTGGACGGAAGGTCTGCATAGTGAACCGCGTGAGTTGATTGACCCAAACACGTATCTTGCCGACGGCACCATGGCGATTGGATCACTCTCCATCACACACGATGGACGGCTTGCTGCCATTGCGCTGAGTGAAGCGGGAAGCGATTGGCAGAAGATTATTGTCCGCGATGTGGCAACAGGGAAAGACTTGCCCGATGTCATCCAATGGACGAAGTTTGGCGGTGCCGCATGGCTACATGACGGTAGCGGCTTTTACTACAGCGGCTACGACGCTCCGCCGGATGGCGATGTACTGAAGGCCGCAAACTTCAACATGAAAATCTTCTTTCACAAACTGGGCTCACCGCAGAAGAATGATCCCGTTATCTTTGAACGCTCGGATAACAAAGAGATCTACATTTTCAGCGGCGTTACGGATGATGGGAATTATCTCCTCATCACGCAGCAACAGGGCACCAGCCCGAACAATGAACTCGCTGTGCTGGACCTGACCGATCCCAAGGCGAAAGTGCAACGCCTGATCACAAATGCCGATGCCACTTACTCACCCATTGGTAACGATGGATCGCGCTTCTGGCTCTACACCACGCTGAACGCCAGCAATGGCAAGGTGATTGCCATTGATCTGAAACAACCGGGGCGCGAACACTGGACCACCGTCATTCCGGAAGCGAAGAGCAAGCTGGACAGCGTATCGCTGGTACATCGCACATTGATTGCAGAGTATCTGAAGGATGCGCACACGCAGGTCGAGTTGTTCGACGAGAAGGGTAAGCACGTACACACACTTTCGCTGCCGGGCATTGGAACTGCTACTGGTTTCGGCGGCGAGCGTGATGATGAAGAAACCTTCTATAGCTTTGCGAATTTCACAACACCGAACGTGATCTTCCGGCTGGACATGAAGACGCTGCAATCCAGTGTGTATCGCGAACCCAAGGTTGCATTCGATCGCACGCAGTATGAGTCGAAGGAAGTATTTGTTACCTCTAAAGACGGCACAAGGGTTCCTGTTTTTCTGACTTATAAAAAAGGTCTCAAGCTGGATGGGAATAATCCAACGCTGCTGTATGCATATGGTGGTTTCAATGTTTCCTTATCTCCTTACTTCTCTGCAACGCTGATTCCGTGGCTGGAACGCGGTGGTGTATATGCATTGGCCTGTCTGCGTGGTGGCGGCGAATACGGTGAAGCATGGCATCAGGCAGGTATGAAACTGAACAAGCAGAATGTCTTCGACGACTTCATTGCCAGCACGGAATGGCTGATCACGAACAAGTACACATCATCGAAAAAGCTTGCCATTCGCGGTGAATCGAATGGCGGCCTGTTGATGGGAGCCATGATTACGCAGCGGCCCGATTCGTTTGGAGCAGTGGCGGCAGGTGTTGGTGTGATGGATATGCTGCGCTTCGATAAGTTCACCGTGGGATGGGGATGGAAGGCTGACTATGGCTCGCCCAGTGAGAATGAAGCGGAGTTTCACGCGATCTATAAGTACTCGCCGCTGCATAACTTGAAACCGGGCGGTAAGTATCCGTCCACGCTTATCTTCACTGCGGATCATGATGATCGCGTCTTCCCTGCCCATAGCTTCAAATTCGCTGCACAGATGCAGAAGGACCAGGCTGGGCCTGCGCCGGTGCTCATTCGCATTGAAACGCGTGCCGGACATGGTGGCGGTATGCCTCTGTCCAAGCGTCTGGATGTGGAGGCAGACATCCAGGCATTCTTCCTGCACGAACTTGGCGTCGAATAATTACATTCGACGCCAAGTTCATGCGGTGCGTGCCACATTCATAAGCGCTTCAGCCTGCAGGATATCGCCGTTGTACGCCGTATGACGAAGGCTCTTGCGGTACACCAACACGCTGGCAATGGCGCAAGGAAGCATCACCAGCGGTGCCAGCGCCGGTATGTGCAGCCAGAAGCTCAGCCCGATGGCAACGCCTCCAACAGCGGCTCCCCCAAGGATCAACAGCAAACCTGTCCAGCTTCCACCACCACCGCTGCGGCGTGCGCGTCGCACGTCGCGCAGCGTGACTTTGCCTGTGGGAACAAATGTGGGCCGCCGCAGCGAGCGCTGGTTCCCCAACGTGAATGCAGTGCATGCATAGGCAACCATCCACAGCGGAGTAAACGCCAAAGGCGCAATGCTGATTCGATGCGTTACCAGCACCAGCACAACAGACCCCAGCAAGACCTGAGCTGCATAAAGCATTGCCGCAAACAGGTTCTTGCCCAGCAGAATGGTGCGCAGCGGTACGGGTGCTAATAGATACATCTGCACCCCCGGCCCGTCTTGTCCAAACACATTCACAGACCGCAACGACAGAGCGAGATACCCCGCTGCGATCGGAACAAGCCATGTGCCCAGTGGGCCACGGGCTAATCGCACACCAAAAAACACGAGATATAGCAATGGTGAAAGAGAGGCGTAGATGGCAGCACCACCGTGGCGCAGCTTATCCCATTCGCACACGGCAATCGCACTCACCAGCGGTCCATCGCGTTGATCGTTTTTCCTCTTACGGGTTGCAATGGAGTCCGATGCTACCGCGCGAAACTCGTGCGACTCTTCACCCAGGAATGCACGATGCAACCCCAGCAAAAGCACGCCTGCGGTAGCGGCAGTCCACGCCAACAGCAGGAATAACGACGTGCCATAGGCAGGCTGCAATGCTTTTGCGGCAAGGTATCCCGGGGTTGCATGCAGGGCATGCGCGAACCATGGCGGCAGAGCGATCTTTTGCATCCATCCGGCAATGCGTTCGCGCTGCATGCGCAGAAGTTGCGGTCCGATGCTCAGCAGCGACGTGAGTATGAGAACGATGTCACGTGCACGCCGACTGGCCAACATGCGCCCCAGCCACAGAAAAACAGAGCGTGTCATGAATAGATTCAACGCATAAAACAGCAGCATCACGATGACGCTGCGCAACACATTGCCACCGCCCGCGATGATGCCGATGAACATGCCCAGGCAGATCCACGATCCCATGAGTGTGAGCCCTTCAAACGCACCCGCGGAAAGCCACAGAAGGACATACGTACGGAAGCGCAGAGGGAAACGATAGAGTTCTGACTCAGCTCCCTGCGGCAGCGAGCCGCGAAAGAGATTCATTAACTGCCAGCCAACAAACACTATGTGGAAGGCAGCAGAAAGCGACTTACCTTGCGATTGCATGAGATACAGCAAAGCAGACGCCACAACACCCAATCCCGCAGAAAACAGCAGAACCAACAAGCGCCCGGTAAGCCACAGTACAAAGGAAACCTTGGCTTCATCGCGCCTCATGTTTCGGACAAAGAGACGCCACCGCATTTCAAACAATGCCGCTAACTGGTCGCGCTCGCGTGGCAACGTGAGATCGTTCAGGCCAGCCATGATAGCTCCTGCATGTTTTCGCGTTCGCCCACTACGCGCAGAAATATCTGCTCCAGCGTCAGGCGTTCTCCTTCATGCGCCACACCGGCACGCAGTTCCTCCAGCGATCCCTGCGCCACCAGCGAACCTTTATCAATGATGGCAACGTGCGAGCAGAGCGCCTCCACTATCTCCAGCACATGCGTTGTAAGAAAAATAGTGACGCCGCGCTCTGTCATGCGTTGCAACATACGTTTCAGCGTCCCTGCAGCAATCGCATCCACGCCTTCAAATGGCTCGTCGAGAAAGAGAATGCGCGGTGTGTGAATGACCGCTGCGGCCAGCGCCAGCTTGCGCTGCATGCCATGCGAATAATCCGCAACCAACTTACGCGGTGCAGAAGCAAGGTCCATGAACTGCAATAATTCCTGCGCACGTTCCTCCGCCTGTCCGCGCGTTAATCCATACATGCGACCGACGAAACGCAGGTACTCAAAACCGGTAAGCCGTCCCATCAGCGCCATGCCTTCCGGAACTACACCGATGAGTCGCTTCGCCTCCAAAGAGTGCGATGCCATGTCCATTCCGGCAATTACCACTCTTCCTTCGGAAGGAGCCAAAAGGCCAGTTAACATCTTGATCGTGGTGGACTTCCCTGCTCCGTTTGGCCCCAGGAAACCGAAGAAGCGGCCCGCTTCCACGGAAAGGTTTACGTCGCGCACCGCAATCGTCTCGTCAAAACGACGAGTCAGTCCAAACGTCTGCACCGCAATGTCAGGCATGCGCCTGATGATAGCGATGCCTCACCGTTTCGCACACATTTTTCTGCGGAGGTACAACGATTCAGAAGCGCCGAATTGCGCTACAGTCTCGGCAGGGTCATACCGCCATCCAGAACCAATACGGCGCCCGGAGCATAAGGGAGGCTGCCGCAGGCCAGCATGGCGACTGCCGTTCCAATGTCATCCGGCGTGCCCCAGCGCTTGTCCAGCAGCAGATCCGTCTCCATCAAAGCGTCGTACTTACCCTTAACTCCGGCGGTCATATCGGTGGCAATCACACCCGGCTGCACTTCAAAGACACCGATGCCATGCTGTGTAAGCCGTGACGCCCAAAGCTTCGTGGCCATAGCAATGCCAGCTTTGCTGATGCAGTAATCGCCGCGATTGATGCTGGCGACGAAGGCAGAGACAGAGCTGACATTCACAATTGTGCGCCGCTCGCGTTGCGTCTCCTGTAACTGCACCATCCATTTCGCGATGGCCTGTGTCAGAAAGTACGGCCCTTTGAGATTGGTGGAGATAAGTTCATCGAAGCTCTCTTCCGTTGCTTCCAGAAGGTCGGCGCGGACGCGCGGTGCAATCCCCGCATTGTTCACCAACACATCGATCCGTCCGAAACGATCGTTCACAAAACGAACCAATGCCTCACGCGCAGTAGCACTACTTACATCGGCTGCCGTGTACTCAATCTTCTGTGATGCCTCGGCACGCGCCGCTTCCAAAGCAGCAATGGCATCCGCAACGTCGGTCCTGTCGCGACGCCCGGTGATGACAACATCAAATCCGCTGGCTGCAAGTTGTTTCGCAATGCCGAAGCCGATGCCACGTCCGCCGCCTGTTACCAGTGCCACACGTCCTTTGTTTTCCACCGGATTTGTCATCACTTACTCCGCATCAAAGAAGGTGTAGTACTTGTCCTGAGCGAGCCGGTGCAGTAACAGGCCTAGCTCCAGCATGTGATAGTCGCCCCACATACTCGACTCTCCCTGCGGAATTTTCGCGCCGGGGGGCGTGTAATCCCAACCATTGGGCCGATGATAAATGCTGTGCAGCAAGATGCCTTCGTGCTCGGCGCCAGTC is part of the Terriglobus sp. RCC_193 genome and encodes:
- a CDS encoding VWA domain-containing protein, giving the protein MSLRGWGCGLLIMVGGVLHGQQQATPPAATDQPYTLQTSAKIVVVPTTVSLKSQIIYGLKANQFRITDNGVDQPVTLDEDADSLGLSLVVAVQCSRMAIMEYEKLEGLPQLLENLVGGGKREIALVRYGSHPELVQPFTRSITKIDAAMQKIGPCEDDKNATRDAVSYASSILENRDSHNRHAVLLIGEERDHGSTVKEAELIAQLGRSNTVVDAVAYSPGTNELREEATHFRGGSGPIGLLLMAVQAMKKNTARWLTAQSGGDYFSFHNRNGFDESLTRLSNRVHNYYLLSFPVPKGAEDGLHEIRVSVPEYPRADIRARRNYYAGNTPPPDVEK
- a CDS encoding prolyl oligopeptidase family protein translates to MHWRIATILLMASMSTAQTPRSTTALHYPTPHIVPQVDDYFGTKISDPYRWMEDLDSPETKAWVDAENEVTAAYFKPLTFRDGIHKRMMDLANYERFSMPQKRGSRYFYSRNSGLQNQSVVYWTEGLHSEPRELIDPNTYLADGTMAIGSLSITHDGRLAAIALSEAGSDWQKIIVRDVATGKDLPDVIQWTKFGGAAWLHDGSGFYYSGYDAPPDGDVLKAANFNMKIFFHKLGSPQKNDPVIFERSDNKEIYIFSGVTDDGNYLLITQQQGTSPNNELAVLDLTDPKAKVQRLITNADATYSPIGNDGSRFWLYTTLNASNGKVIAIDLKQPGREHWTTVIPEAKSKLDSVSLVHRTLIAEYLKDAHTQVELFDEKGKHVHTLSLPGIGTATGFGGERDDEETFYSFANFTTPNVIFRLDMKTLQSSVYREPKVAFDRTQYESKEVFVTSKDGTRVPVFLTYKKGLKLDGNNPTLLYAYGGFNVSLSPYFSATLIPWLERGGVYALACLRGGGEYGEAWHQAGMKLNKQNVFDDFIASTEWLITNKYTSSKKLAIRGESNGGLLMGAMITQRPDSFGAVAAGVGVMDMLRFDKFTVGWGWKADYGSPSENEAEFHAIYKYSPLHNLKPGGKYPSTLIFTADHDDRVFPAHSFKFAAQMQKDQAGPAPVLIRIETRAGHGGGMPLSKRLDVEADIQAFFLHELGVE
- a CDS encoding 3-ketoacyl-ACP reductase, which gives rise to MTNPVENKGRVALVTGGGRGIGFGIAKQLAASGFDVVITGRRDRTDVADAIAALEAARAEASQKIEYTAADVSSATAREALVRFVNDRFGRIDVLVNNAGIAPRVRADLLEATEESFDELISTNLKGPYFLTQAIAKWMVQLQETQRERRTIVNVSSVSAFVASINRGDYCISKAGIAMATKLWASRLTQHGIGVFEVQPGVIATDMTAGVKGKYDALMETDLLLDKRWGTPDDIGTAVAMLACGSLPYAPGAVLVLDGGMTLPRL
- a CDS encoding Ig-like domain-containing protein, translating into MRFWIRATAALAVTVGCFTLTGCSGFFFGTGVNVVLTPSATNATYGTSITLTATVAAADQAAQTSQGTPTGSVDFYDGNTDLGTGTLSSGTASLAVTTLAVGTHTVYAVFDGSSSYNQGTSPGKTITITASSSSLTATSTSLSLSSSSIASGGSVTMTATVSPSAVTGSVNFYNGSTLLGSGTVASGSASITTTALPVGTDSVTATYEGDSTYASSTSSAATITVN
- a CDS encoding ABC transporter ATP-binding protein; translation: MPDIAVQTFGLTRRFDETIAVRDVNLSVEAGRFFGFLGPNGAGKSTTIKMLTGLLAPSEGRVVIAGMDMASHSLEAKRLIGVVPEGMALMGRLTGFEYLRFVGRMYGLTRGQAEERAQELLQFMDLASAPRKLVADYSHGMQRKLALAAAVIHTPRILFLDEPFEGVDAIAAGTLKRMLQRMTERGVTIFLTTHVLEIVEALCSHVAIIDKGSLVAQGSLEELRAGVAHEGERLTLEQIFLRVVGERENMQELSWLA